In Thalassotalea fonticola, a single genomic region encodes these proteins:
- the parE gene encoding DNA topoisomerase IV subunit B, with product MTDQYNSESIEVLSGLDPVRRRPGMYTDTVRPNHLGQEVIDNSVDEALAGHAQNIQVILHEDQSLEVIDDGRGMPTDIHPEEGVPGVELIFCRLHAGGKFSGDNYQFSGGLHGVGISVVNALSNRVEVTVKRNQQVFEMAFEHGEKVSDLTVVGEVGKRNTGTRVRFWPDASYFDSHKFSVSKLIHILKAKAVLCPGLNIKFNDKVSNTKHQWCYQNGLKDYLVEALKGYVSLPEEPFIGAFTSTHEAVDWAVCWLPEGGESVGESYVNLIPTIQGGTHVNGLRQGLLDSMREFCEFRNLIPRGLKLTPDDIWDKCSYILSVKIQDPQFAGQTKERLSSRQCAAFVSGVVKDSFSLWLNEHTEIAEALAEFCISNAQRRLRASKKVVRKKVTQGPALPGKLTDCGSGEPERTELFLVEGDSAGGSAKQARDRDFQAIMPLRGKILNSWEVESGQILASQEIHDISVALGIDPDSEDLSTLRYGKICILADADSDGLHIATLLCALFTQHFLPLVQAGHVFVAMPPLYRIDIGKEVFYALDEQEKDGVLDRIEAEKKRGKVNVQRFKGLGEMNPLQLRETTMDPNTRRLVQLTVDDFDVTMELMDMLLSKKRSGDRKEWLQDKGNLVDFD from the coding sequence ATGACTGATCAATATAACTCCGAATCCATTGAAGTATTAAGTGGTTTAGACCCAGTACGTCGCCGCCCGGGCATGTACACTGATACCGTTCGTCCAAATCACCTCGGCCAAGAAGTAATCGATAACTCTGTCGATGAAGCATTAGCGGGCCATGCCCAAAATATTCAGGTTATCTTACATGAAGACCAATCATTAGAAGTTATTGATGATGGTCGAGGTATGCCAACTGATATTCACCCTGAAGAAGGCGTCCCTGGTGTAGAGTTAATCTTTTGTCGGTTGCATGCTGGTGGTAAATTTTCAGGTGATAACTATCAATTTTCCGGTGGCTTACACGGTGTAGGTATTTCTGTTGTAAACGCATTATCTAATCGTGTTGAAGTAACCGTAAAACGCAATCAGCAAGTGTTTGAAATGGCTTTTGAACATGGAGAAAAAGTTTCAGACCTAACGGTTGTTGGCGAGGTTGGCAAACGTAACACTGGTACTAGAGTACGCTTTTGGCCCGATGCCAGTTATTTTGACTCACATAAGTTCTCGGTTTCAAAACTCATTCACATATTAAAAGCGAAAGCGGTACTTTGCCCTGGCTTAAATATAAAGTTCAATGACAAAGTGTCTAATACCAAACACCAATGGTGTTACCAAAATGGTTTAAAAGATTATTTAGTTGAAGCGCTTAAAGGTTATGTGAGTTTACCAGAAGAGCCTTTTATCGGTGCTTTTACTTCGACTCATGAAGCTGTAGATTGGGCTGTTTGTTGGTTACCTGAAGGTGGCGAAAGTGTTGGTGAGAGTTATGTTAACTTAATTCCAACCATTCAAGGTGGTACCCATGTTAATGGTTTACGCCAAGGCTTACTTGATTCAATGCGCGAGTTTTGTGAATTTAGAAATTTAATTCCTCGTGGCCTTAAATTAACACCAGATGATATTTGGGATAAATGTTCATATATTTTATCAGTTAAAATTCAAGACCCACAATTTGCAGGGCAAACTAAAGAGCGTTTATCGTCAAGACAATGTGCTGCTTTCGTATCAGGTGTAGTAAAAGACTCTTTTAGTTTATGGCTAAATGAACATACAGAAATAGCAGAAGCACTTGCCGAATTTTGTATTTCTAATGCTCAACGAAGATTACGAGCAAGTAAAAAAGTTGTACGTAAGAAAGTTACTCAAGGTCCAGCATTACCTGGTAAATTAACCGACTGTGGCTCTGGCGAGCCAGAGCGTACAGAATTATTCTTAGTGGAGGGTGACTCTGCCGGTGGTAGTGCCAAGCAAGCTCGCGATAGAGATTTTCAAGCGATTATGCCATTGCGCGGTAAGATTTTAAATTCTTGGGAGGTAGAGTCCGGTCAAATTTTAGCATCACAAGAGATTCATGATATTTCGGTGGCTTTAGGGATAGACCCTGATTCGGAAGATTTATCAACATTAAGATACGGAAAAATTTGTATTTTAGCGGATGCCGATTCCGATGGTCTGCATATCGCTACATTACTTTGTGCATTATTCACACAGCATTTTTTACCGCTTGTTCAGGCGGGGCATGTATTTGTTGCTATGCCACCGCTATACCGCATTGATATCGGTAAAGAAGTGTTTTACGCATTAGATGAACAAGAGAAAGATGGCGTACTCGACCGAATTGAGGCCGAGAAAAAACGCGGTAAAGTAAATGTACAACGTTTTAAAGGGTTAGGTGAGATGAACCCATTGCAACTTCGTGAAACCACCATGGATCCAAATACTCGCCGTTTAGTGCAACTTACCGTTGATGACTTTGATGTTACTATGGAACTGATGGATATGTTGTTATCTAAAAAACGATCTGGCGATCGTAAGGAATGGTTGCAAGATAAAGGAAATTTAGTCGATTTTGATTGA